From the Gouania willdenowi chromosome 19, fGouWil2.1, whole genome shotgun sequence genome, one window contains:
- the LOC114481687 gene encoding uncharacterized protein LOC114481687 has product MWQCKNCGIEVSRRTELLQHYRLKHSHFGRRHQIKCIHPDCPCIFKAWNSLLTHLSRSHTNNLKHTESFTTFTCQLCGCRELGSEYKYFVHIGHHLKNNETVTCVFKGCEYKTNVYSTFKSHKSRKHSLHSLADFKENVVQGICVAETGESSVSDKEFCDDSLSDDVGYVTSNDQLDVVEHKIAAVLLKLENIFHVPSAAIDELLDEFQYLLSTASSCSTEKVIYDTLFSHNLQLDQTVVEELTSTLCTSNPVYKSIGKGCPLATSFKRKKYYRDNFKVVEPIEYILDHKDKRTLQYVPLLKFLQELFTTGQILNRALDSHLVSEVNVNEGKYKSFRDGLFFKNNLFLSGGELRVLLNLYIDDFEICNPLGTSRKKHKICSIYWNFSNLPPGCHSSLSSIYLALLCRSDDVKKYGYEKVLEPLLRDLVILENQGIFIEQLGDFVKGTIQCVVADNLGAHGIAGFIESFSAQYMCRFCHAQRSEIQEKEVSSGAFTLRSKDMHEMHVRSALDSAQPCHGVKRKCVLSAHLSHFNVCTGYPPDVAHDLLEGIVPFELAHCLNLLITKKYFTLESLNESIQKFPFKWTDKSNCPHTIPRTFMSNKSIGGNAHENWSLLRFLPFFIGQRVPLDEPAWQVILDLKDLVELAVAPEHTTQSIAFLEAKICDHRYRLKEVFPAMKLLPKHHFVEHYPQMIRFFGPLVGLWTLRFEAKHSFFKKVVRHTHCFKNILLSLAVKHQFMMAYHLESATTGESGLTVSTVSTVSVDILHQDVQRVLHLKYPDIPHIQLTKNASVNGVNYREGMIVVHGSIGGLPEFAEVIQMIVVDNRLSFIVKELSAWYREHFRAFELCPTSQVCLVQLGALVDQYPLADYRIGGQRMVTLKRFINIQD; this is encoded by the exons ATGTGGCAGTGTAAAAACTGTGGCATTGAAGTGTCTCGGCGTACAGAACTTCTTCAACATTATAGACTAAAACATAGTCATTTTGGGCGCAGGCATCAAATTAAGTGTATACACCCTGATTGTCCATGCATTTTTAAAGCTTGGAATTCACTTTTGACACACTTGTCAAGGAGTCACACCAATAACTTAAAGCACACAGAGTCATTCACTACATTTACCTGTCAGCTATGTGGCTGTAGGGAACTTGGATCAGAGTATAAATATTTTGTCCACATAGGCCATCATCTGAAAAACAACGAGACCGTGACATGTGTGTTTAAAGGCTGTGAATACAAAACCAACGTATACAGTACCTTCAAGTCCCACAAAAGTCGGAAGCACAGCTTACATTCGTTGGCAGATTTTAAGGAAAATGTAGTACAAGGAATATGTGTTGCTGAAACTGGAGAGTCTTCTGTTTCAGACAAAGAATTTTGTGACGACAGTCTGTCTGATGATGTGGGTTATGTTACTTCAAATGATCAACTAGATGTAGTAGAACACAAAATTGCTGCAGTATTATTAAAACTTGAGAATATATTTCATGTACCAAGTGCAGCAATTGATGAATTGCTGGATGAATTTCAGTATTTGTTGAGCACAGCATCTTCGTGTAGCACAGAGAAAGTAATTTATGACACACTGTTCAGTCATAATCTTCAATTAGACCAGACAGTAGTTGAAGAACTTACATCTACTCTGTGTACATCTAATCCTGTATACAAGTCAATTGGTAAGGGCTGTCCTTTGGCAACATCATTTAAGCGCAAGAAGTACTACAGAGACAATTTTAAAGTAGTTGAACCAATAGAATATATTTTGGACCACAAAGATAAAAGAACATTACAGTATGTTCCACTACTAAAGTTCTTGCAAGAGCTCTTCACAACTggtcaaattctaaatagagcTTTAGATAGCCACCTTGTGTCcgaggttaatgttaatgaggGCAAATATAAGTCTTTTCGAGACggcttgttttttaaaaacaacctttttttgtCAGGGGGTGAGTTGCGAGTTTTGCTAAATTTATATATTGATGATTTTGAGATTTGCAATCCACTTGGCACGTCTcgtaaaaaacacaagatctGTTCCATTTATTGGAATTTCAGTAACTTGCCGCCAGGTTGCCATTCTTCATTGTCATCTATTTATTTAGCCTTACTTTGTAGGTCTGATGACGTGAAAAAGTATGGTTATGAGAAGGTCTTAGAGCCCTTATTAAGGGATCTAGTCATTTTAGAAAATCAAGGCATTTTCATTGAACAGCTTGGAGACTTTGTTAAAGGAACAATCCAGTGTGTAGTGGCAGACAACTTAGGCGCGCATGGAATTGCTGGTTTTATTGAAAGTTTCTCAGCTCAATACATGTGCCGGTTTTGTCATGCACAGAGGTCTGAAATTCAGGAGAAAGAAGTGAGTTCAGGTGCGTTTACCCTCCGCAGCAAGGACATGCATGAAATGCATGTCAGATCAGCTCTGGACAGTGCACAACCGTGCCATGGTGTAAAAAGGAAGTGTGTTTTGTCTGCACACCTCTCTCATTTCAACGTCTGCACTGGCTACCCCCCTGATGTTGCACATGACCTTCTTGAAGGCATAGTGCCATTTGAGTTGGCACACTGCCTCAACTTgttgatcacaaaaaaatatttcacactTGAGAGTCTTAATGAGTCCATTCAGAAATTCCCCTTCAAGTGGACAGACAAGAGTAATTGTCCTCACACCATTCCTCGGACATTCATGTCGAACAAAAGTATTGGAGGAAATGCCCATGAAAATTGGAGCCTTTTGCGGTTTCTTCCATTTTTCATTGGACAGCGAGTGCCTCTTGATGAGCCAGCTTGGCAGGTCATTTTGGACCTTAAAGATCTTGTTGAACTAGCTGTAGCACCAGAACACACAACACAATCCATTGCTTTCCTTGAAGCAAAGATTTGTGATCACAGATACCGGCTAAAAGAGGTGTTTCCAGCAATGAAGCTTTTGCCTAAACATCATTTTGTGGAACATTACCCACAGATGATCAGATTTTTTGGTCCACTTGTTGGATTGTGGACGTTACGATTTGAGGCAAAACACAGTTTTTTTAAGAAGGTTGTGCGCCAtacacactgctttaaaaacatacttttGTCCCTGGCAGTGAAACATCAGTTCATGATGGCATATCACTTGGAGTCAGCCACAACTGGAGAGTCTGGCCTCACTGTCTCAACTGTGTCAACTGTCTCTGTAGACATTTTGCATCAGGATGTGCAGAGAGTTCTGCATCTAAAATACCCTGATATCCCTCACATTCAGCTCACAAAGAATGCATCTGTTAATGGTGTTAACTACAGGGAAGGTATGATTGTTGTTCATGGCTCAATTGGTGGTCTGCCAGAGTTTGCAGAGGTTATCCagatgattgtagtggacaacAGACTGAGCTTTATTGTGAAGGAACTTAGTGCTTGGTATAGGGAGCATTTTAGGGCTTTTGAGTTATGTCCTACATCACAAGTCTGCCTCGTCCAACTTGGTGCCTTAGTAGACCAGTACCCCTTGGCAGACTACAGGATCGGAGGCCAACGAATGGTGACACTCAAAAGATTCATAAACATACAAG ATTGA